The window AATACAAATTTTTTTATATAAAACAAAATTATTCCGTATTCAATATTTATTTTTAGATGTTTGAGATGAAAAACAATACTTAAAAACTGAGGTAATTAAAGATTTGCAATTTATTAATAAATGAAACATTAATAAAATTAAAAACTTACATTCTAATGAAAAAGAAGGTGATAAAAATGATCAATAATTCACCAAACATTAATTATTATTTACAAGATAAAAAATATATTCCAAAATATGCTTACTATGTTAATAAAAAACAAAAACCTATCGAGCTATTTGCACGATATAAAGGACGTCCTGCTCTTTTTATTCGTGAAAATACCATGATTAATACTTCATTAAATTCAAATGTATTAAATTTAGACTTTGAATTTGAAGTTGCAGGAGATTTTAAATTACCTATTAATTACTTTTTTATGGATATAAAAAGTGATATAGGTGAATTTCGTAATTTAGAAGTTTATGAAACTAAACACTCTTTGTATGAAATCGGAGGAGTGATTTATGACTTATACACTTATAAAACCAATTTAAAAATTAATCTTAATCAAGCTGGTTTTGTTAATAAGAACACTTTAAGTAAAAAAATTAATTTTGCTTTTTTTCTTCGTATTAATGATGATAAACGAATTCATGAACAAATTAATTATACATGTGAAAAAAGTTTGTTTTTTGAGGCAGTACAAAAAGAATTTCAAGATCTTAATTTTGATTATTTTTACAAAAATACATTTTTATTAAATAAACACGAAAAAGTTAATCCTACTAATTTTTGAGAAACAATTCCATTATTTTGAATTCAAGATAAAGAACTTGATAATGAAATAAAAATCAAAAATAATAAGCGTTATATATTTAATACAAAATTTAGTTTAAATGATGATAATTCATGAAATAATCGTCCTACGAAAGAAACGTTTGAATTGATTAAATACTCCTTAGAATACGTAAATTTAGCTAAAGAAAATAAAAAAATTGAATGAATTGAAGATTATCAAAATATTAATATTACATATGATTATTACCAAAGACCTATTGATTTTTTATTAAAAATGAAAACAAAATTCTTGTATGATTTTAAAAACGATCAATTATCTATTAATAATAATTATGGTTTTAATGGTATTTGATTACCAAATAAACAAATAGCAAAATTAAAAATTACAGTTATTAATAATTATCTAACACCACAAAAATTTGTAATTAATCAATTAATTAACATCGAAAATGATTTTAATTCTATCAATAAACAAAAAATTAGTGTACAGAAAGCAATAATTGAAAATTATGAAAATTTTAAATCACTTGAAAATTAATTGGCGTAGTCATAAAATAAAGGTGATTGTTGGTGGAATTATTAGTTTATTAATTGTAATTACTGCTATTATTTTAGGTGTTATTCTATCAACTCAAAATACAAATAAAATTAGTAAAAAAGAACCCTTAACTCAAATTGAAGATAATATTAATAATAAAAAACAAGATGCACATAAGGTTAATGAAAATATAACAATTATTGATAAAAAAGGTGGTATAATCCATAAAAAGACAGACATTACAAAAATTAACCAAATAAATCAACAAAAAGAAATTTTAAAGGATTATTTAAAAAATAAAGAAGAAAAAAATAAGGATCAAATAAATAATACTAACGAAAATCTAAATAAACCAATAATTAATGTTAAAAATGTAGATGATAAAAACAAACAAGAAAATTCAACTAAATTAAAAAATAATGATTTTATTTCTAATAATGATAAAAACAATAAAATCAACGAAAATAATAATATAAGTTATGAAGAAAAACCTTTTAAACTAAAACGCTTCAATATTATTAATGTAATTGCGAAAAATAAAGATTTATACCAATTATTAGATTTCAAAA is drawn from Ureaplasma parvum serovar 3 str. ATCC 27815 and contains these coding sequences:
- a CDS encoding DUF5452 domain-containing protein, which codes for MIVGGIISLLIVITAIILGVILSTQNTNKISKKEPLTQIEDNINNKKQDAHKVNENITIIDKKGGIIHKKTDITKINQINQQKEILKDYLKNKEEKNKDQINNTNENLNKPIINVKNVDDKNKQENSTKLKNNDFISNNDKNNKINENNNISYEEKPFKLKRFNIINVIAKNKDLYQLLDFKTYFSNENINNDIKFNEKLFIKNIYEIVKSAISSFQEFCNIMQYIKIDIKYKFNKDAKNIIVIANWLFDNYNIKNETRYYEEFVLSIN